The following proteins are encoded in a genomic region of Leifsonia psychrotolerans:
- a CDS encoding Rv3235 family protein codes for MNDQVARTRRAQASPDKFTHDDFFGQQPSSRSELPDPEPLLINLTRCVIEVLAGARDLDQLARWVTDDVYKHLLTRVVLSARARAVTGRRAQRPTITIGHITMSEPRDGVVEAVVIVHSRVRVRAVALRLEGLDSRWRACAINVL; via the coding sequence ATGAACGACCAAGTGGCCCGCACTCGGCGTGCTCAGGCCTCACCCGACAAGTTCACTCACGATGACTTCTTTGGCCAGCAGCCGAGTTCACGCAGCGAGCTCCCTGACCCCGAACCGCTCTTGATCAACCTCACCCGCTGTGTGATCGAGGTGCTCGCCGGCGCGCGAGACCTCGACCAACTCGCGCGGTGGGTTACCGACGATGTCTATAAGCATCTTCTGACCCGAGTCGTTCTATCAGCGAGAGCACGCGCCGTGACCGGACGCCGGGCGCAGCGGCCCACAATCACAATCGGTCACATCACGATGTCCGAGCCGCGTGACGGGGTGGTTGAGGCTGTCGTCATCGTGCACAGCAGGGTGCGGGTGCGCGCCGTCGCGTTGCGCTTGGAAGGCCTCGACAGCCGCTGGCGAGCGTGCGCAATTAACGTCCTGTAA
- a CDS encoding DUF2871 domain-containing protein, with translation MMKLFYAAFGYMIVGVLSGLYYREFTKAHDFTGATQLGLVHTHLLTLGFIVLLIVLLLEKQFGLTQSSLFNWFFWTYNAGLVVTAAALAVHGSLTVVGQESSSAIAGIAGLGHIALSTGMVLLFLALRSRILATKDDPATSVTGR, from the coding sequence ATGATGAAATTGTTCTACGCCGCATTCGGCTACATGATTGTCGGCGTCCTGTCCGGCCTGTATTACCGTGAGTTCACCAAGGCCCACGATTTCACCGGGGCCACCCAACTTGGCCTGGTGCACACACATCTGCTCACCCTGGGCTTCATCGTTTTGCTCATCGTGCTGTTGCTCGAGAAGCAGTTTGGGTTGACGCAGAGTTCCCTGTTCAACTGGTTCTTCTGGACCTACAACGCGGGGCTTGTCGTCACCGCGGCCGCACTTGCCGTGCACGGTTCGCTGACGGTGGTCGGCCAGGAGTCGAGTAGCGCGATCGCCGGTATTGCGGGACTGGGTCACATTGCGCTCTCGACAGGGATGGTGCTGCTCTTCCTCGCGCTGAGGAGCCGCATTCTGGCGACGAAGGACGACCCGGCGACGTCCGTTACAGGACGTTAA